In Archangium violaceum, the following are encoded in one genomic region:
- a CDS encoding TadE/TadG family type IV pilus assembly protein codes for MVTRALRRSLERQEGQALVLACLLMLILSIALITTVNIGHGVHERIRLQNTADAAAYSTAAMEARAFNFYAFTNRTQVSHYVSAMLWQSLDSFIFFVQAFLTDIFGLMRTIGPCFPKNSRSGVWKLICAVLDKLPYINVIMKALDTIYTILRGMLLLMKGVMEPIDQVIGKVVVPGHRMLNSVMAGAATAVMLSTSSYVLGTSNTIIKANDPNVDSLIPQTVAGVINQCLYNRTHYKEANGTPFSPVNPFDTLDPTKRDETDKVARAKRVMAGITNATRFPCDSKTGICPETMVTDRRLGSLMPIPSWLKPLESFLNDFPKWGQTRFLTYRLGFGGMEATKGDASKRRNKIREANDLPNLPMGMLGQGDVLGADDPYYIKLPGPSKIDIKIASINNPFRCPKEPSKSDERTWRDCWGDPREEKNDTLKTSIWAMSRTDLRENGIHWRVVFPGQAKNQNDREVGLYESKPCLARLLGKCVFDDMSIFVANVRIDPDDDNHPWEGLAPFPHFEPGDYAKDCAGGFGEDASTTAMAERKDDFNQPSAWVMLNKDTKQLHNDKADATGATHNGPGRLNSSGKLKFAFGQSPTTLDLDNDRMKISVGGWDLVTGMNVISRGQTYYHRPGNWTEQPNFFNPYWRPRLAAVWQGKEQLPLVNKLANALPNAIKDSPAKIITH; via the coding sequence ATGGTGACCCGCGCTCTCCGACGCAGCCTCGAGCGCCAGGAAGGCCAGGCACTCGTCCTGGCCTGCCTGCTGATGCTCATCCTGAGCATCGCGCTCATCACCACGGTCAACATCGGGCACGGTGTGCACGAGCGGATCCGCCTGCAGAACACGGCGGACGCGGCGGCCTACTCCACCGCGGCCATGGAGGCGCGCGCGTTCAACTTCTACGCGTTCACCAACCGCACGCAGGTGTCCCACTACGTGTCCGCGATGCTGTGGCAGTCGCTGGACTCGTTCATCTTCTTCGTCCAGGCCTTCCTGACGGACATCTTCGGGCTCATGCGCACCATCGGCCCGTGCTTCCCCAAGAACAGCCGCAGCGGGGTCTGGAAGCTCATCTGCGCCGTCCTCGACAAACTGCCCTACATCAACGTCATCATGAAGGCGCTGGACACCATCTACACCATCCTCCGGGGGATGCTGCTCCTCATGAAGGGGGTGATGGAGCCCATCGACCAGGTCATAGGCAAGGTGGTCGTGCCAGGACACCGGATGCTCAATTCGGTGATGGCCGGCGCGGCCACCGCGGTGATGCTGTCCACGTCCTCGTACGTGCTGGGGACCTCCAACACCATCATCAAGGCGAACGATCCCAACGTGGACTCGCTCATCCCGCAGACGGTGGCGGGGGTCATCAACCAGTGCCTCTACAACCGCACGCACTACAAGGAGGCCAACGGCACGCCCTTCAGTCCGGTCAACCCGTTCGACACGTTGGATCCGACGAAGCGGGACGAGACCGACAAGGTGGCCCGGGCCAAGCGGGTGATGGCGGGCATCACCAACGCCACGCGCTTCCCCTGTGACTCGAAGACCGGCATCTGCCCGGAGACGATGGTCACCGACCGCCGGCTGGGAAGCCTCATGCCCATCCCCAGCTGGCTCAAGCCGCTGGAGTCCTTCCTCAACGACTTCCCCAAGTGGGGGCAGACGCGCTTCCTCACCTACCGGCTCGGCTTCGGCGGCATGGAGGCCACCAAGGGCGATGCCTCCAAGCGCCGCAACAAGATCCGCGAGGCCAACGACCTGCCCAACCTGCCCATGGGCATGCTCGGCCAGGGTGACGTGCTCGGCGCGGACGACCCGTACTACATCAAGCTGCCGGGACCGTCGAAGATCGACATCAAGATCGCCAGCATCAACAACCCCTTCCGCTGCCCCAAGGAGCCGAGCAAAAGCGATGAGCGGACCTGGCGTGACTGCTGGGGCGATCCGCGCGAGGAGAAGAACGACACGCTCAAGACCAGCATCTGGGCCATGAGCAGGACGGACCTGCGCGAGAACGGCATCCACTGGCGCGTGGTCTTCCCCGGGCAGGCCAAGAACCAGAACGACCGGGAGGTGGGCCTCTACGAGTCCAAGCCCTGCCTCGCGAGGCTCCTCGGCAAGTGCGTCTTCGACGACATGTCCATCTTCGTGGCCAACGTCCGCATCGATCCGGATGACGACAACCACCCCTGGGAGGGTCTGGCCCCCTTCCCTCACTTCGAACCGGGCGACTACGCGAAGGACTGCGCGGGAGGCTTCGGCGAGGACGCCAGCACCACCGCCATGGCCGAGCGCAAGGACGACTTCAACCAGCCCTCCGCCTGGGTGATGCTCAACAAGGACACGAAGCAGCTGCACAACGACAAGGCCGACGCCACCGGTGCCACGCACAACGGGCCGGGCCGGCTCAACTCCAGCGGCAAGCTCAAGTTCGCCTTCGGCCAGTCGCCCACGACGCTGGACCTGGACAACGACCGGATGAAGATCTCCGTCGGCGGGTGGGACCTGGTGACGGGGATGAACGTCATCTCGCGCGGCCAGACGTACTACCACCGGCCCGGCAACTGGACCGAGCAGCCCAACTTCTTCAACCCCTACTGGCGGCCTCGTCTGGCGGCCGTGTGGCAGGGCAAGGAGCAGCTGCCGCTGGTCAACAAGCTGGCGAACGCGCTGCCCAACGCCATCAAGGACTCGCCGGCGA